In a genomic window of Bemisia tabaci chromosome 1, PGI_BMITA_v3:
- the Gbs-76A gene encoding uncharacterized protein Gbs-76A: MSSEQCSLGSILPPNYRHRAEAFARDLQQRLWSLGGGRSSSDDRLTKRAHNLALDAAHSAAGQPFEPCPPYAAFEEDSSPRSPTLEPGTDPLAQLVNRSDGLPIPQSAEEGSLRCSFSADSQQSIYSTPSDNFSLPASSIPYRDNPSPEPPIQHTPVDTCDLFRDLYNSLDHTNQERSAKDPSHQTELPTQAIHLQASLTNGVVDRESDSVNSLANSFNKISLNGGISDECHCENSAISRFEILENSDRNANDLVKNRNEPGKPRLDSGSSVDTISNDSLNVCESEMPLSPDSLNSLDSLSTLHSPDSLNSLNSFDALKETERTVSEENGCKCEVEEESKEERLSAPSECERTKLRRSSSLKTWKTPPDTPGHKKIVRFADVLGLDLADVRTFMDEIPQIPRSAYSDLSGIDADLFTSTTSPSVESTSVPTPKYLVPLFQQPGGMLDFFDKLSLRNVCLENAVVTDPALLAVAGTIRVRNVDFDKSVFVRYSLDGWRSFADLKAMYVVNSCDGYSDQFSFVLYAHTLEIGDRLEFAVLFQTKGDQYWDNNGGINYIFQCVPPPPAVAANMVNIGTPSMGEKYGGFY, translated from the coding sequence ATGAGCTCAGAGCAGTGCAGTTTGGGCTCGATTCTTCCGCCGAACTACCGTCACCGTGCGGAGGCCTTCGCCCGGGACCTCCAGCAGCGGCTGTGGAGCCTCGGAGGCGGCCGGTCCTCCAGCGACGACCGCCTCACCAAGCGCGCCCACAACCTCGCGCTAGACGCCGCCCACTCGGCCGCCGGGCAGCCCTTCGAGCCATGTCCCCCGTACGCCGCTTTCGAGGAGGACTCCTCCCCCCGCAGCCCCACCCTAGAGCCGGGCACCGACCCCCTCGCTCAGCTGGTCAACCGCTCCGATGGCCTCCCCATCCCCCAGAGCGCCGAGGAGGGCTCTCTTCGATGCAGCTTTTCCGCAGACTCCCAACAGAGCATCTACTCCACGCCCTCAGACAACTTCAGTCTACCAGCATCCAGCATTCCCTATCGAGATAACCCCAGCCCCGAACCACCCATCCAACACACCCCGGTCGATACCTGCGACCTGTTTCGGGATCTCTACAATTCCCTCGATCACACAAACCAAGAAAGAAGCGCCAAAGATCCTTCACACCAGACGGAGCTCCCCACTCAAGCCATCCACCTACAAGCTTCGCTAACGAATGGAGTCGTCGATCGTGAGAGCGACAGTGTGAACAGTCTAGCTAATAGTTTTAATAAAATTAGTTTAAACGGGGGTATCTCGGATGAGTGCCATTGTGAGAATAGTGCGATAAGtaggtttgaaattttagaaaatagcGATCGTAACGCCAACGATTTGGTGAAGAATCGAAACGAGCCCGGAAAACCGAGACTCGATAGCGGGAGCAGCGTCGACACGATAAGCAATGATAGTTTGAACGTATGTGAAAGTGAGATGCCGCTCAGCCCCGATAGCCTGAACAGCCTGGACAGTTTGAGCACGCTGCACAGCCCGGACAGCCTGAACAGTCTGAACAGCTTCGACGCCTTGAAAGAAACCGAGCGGACGGTTAGCGAAGAGAATGGCTGTAAGTGTGAGGTGGAAGAGGAGTCGAAAGAGGAAAGACTGAGCGCTCCCAGCGAGTGCGAGCGAACGAAGCTGCGCCGCAGCTCGTCGCTGAAGACGTGGAAGACGCCGCCGGACACCCCCGGGCACAAGAAGATCGTCCGCTTCGCCGACGTGCTCGGCCTGGACCTGGCCGACGTCCGCACCTTCATGGACGAGATCCCGCAGATCCCGCGCTCGGCCTACTCCGACCTGAGCGGCATCGACGCGGACCTCTTCACGAGCACGACGTCGCCGAGCGTGGAGAGCACGTCGGTGCCGACGCCCAAGTACCTAGTTCCTCTCTTCCAGCAGCCGGGCGGGATGTTGGACTTCTTCGACAAGCTGAGCCTCCGCAACGTCTGCCTGGAGAACGCCGTCGTGACCGACCCGGCCCTCCTGGCCGTCGCCGGCACCATCCGCGTCCGCAACGTCGACTTCGACAAGAGCGTCTTCGTCCGCTACTCCCTCGACGGGTGGCGCTCCTTCGCCGATCTCAAGGCCATGTACGTCGTCAACTCCTGCGACGGCTACTCGGATCAGTTCTCCTTCGTCCTCTACGCGCACACCCTCGAGATCGGCGATCGCCTCGAGTTCGCCGTCCTCTTCCAGACGAAGGGGGACCAGTACTGGGACAACAACGGCGGCATCAACTACATCTTCCAGTGCGTCCCCCCGCCGCCCGCCGTGGCTGCTAACATGGTCAACATCGGCACCCCGAGCATGGGTGAGAAATATGGCGGTTTCTATTGA